A genomic region of Xyrauchen texanus isolate HMW12.3.18 chromosome 29, RBS_HiC_50CHRs, whole genome shotgun sequence contains the following coding sequences:
- the lmo2 gene encoding rhombotin-2 has product MASTIERKTLETNEEPVDEVLQMPPSLLTCGGCQQSIGDRFFLKAIEQYWHEDCLSCDLCGCRLGEVGRRLYYKLGRKLCRRDYLRLFGQDGLCASCEKRIRAFEMTMRVRDKVYHLECFKCAACQKHFCVGDRYLLINSDIVCEQDIFEWTKLNGSMV; this is encoded by the exons ATGGCATCTACAATTGAGAGGAAGACGTTGGAAACGAACGA GGAACCAGTTGACGAGGTGCTTCAGATGCCCCCATCTTTGCTGACGTGTGGCGGCTGTCAGCAGAGCATCGGGGACCGTTTCTTCCTCAAGGCTATAGAGCAGTACTGGCACGAGGACTGCCTGAGCTGTGACCTCTGCGGCTGCCGCTTAGGGGAGGTGGGCCGCAGGCTGTACTACAAACTTGGCAGGAAGCTGTGCAGGAGAGACTACCTCAG ACTGTTTGGTCAGGATGGGCTCTGCGCTTCTTGCGAAAAGAGGATCCGGGCCTTTGAAATGACCATGCGTGTCCGAGACAAAGTGTACCACCTGGAATGCTTCAAATGTGCTGCCTGTCAGAAACACTTCTGTGTAGGAGATCGCTACCTGCTCATCAATTCGGACATTGTGTGTGAGCAGGACATTTTCGAGTGGACCAAACTTAATGGAAGCATGGTGTAG